A stretch of Rhizobium sp. TH2 DNA encodes these proteins:
- the gndA gene encoding NADP-dependent phosphogluconate dehydrogenase: MEQAEIGLIGLAVMGSNLALNIAEKGNRIAVFNRSPDKTDTFYAEAGDLRDRIIPCKTMEEFVASIRPPRPVIIMVQAGAPVDQVMEGLKKDLSAGDIIIDAGNANFRDTIRRFDSLKDSGLTFIGMGVSGGEEGARHGPSIMVGGTEESYKRVEKVLTSISAKFKGEDCCAWLGENGAGHFVKTIHNGIEYADMQMIAEIYGILRDGLGLSAKECSDIFGKWNKGRLESYLIEISELVLSKNDPITGKPMVDMIVDKAGQKGTGKWSAIEAQNMGVPATGIEAAVAARSLSSFKKQREHAETVLGLPSAEQIKSIDRNQLIADLELALLAGKIGAYAQGFAVMSEASKEFGWSLPMPTIAQIWRAGCIIRSQFLDDITSAFRAMPDADNLVITPAFAALVKETDGALRRVVSTAALNGLAVPALASALGYFDSYRRGRGTANLIQAQRDFFGAHGFDRVDGVEKHHGPWGSGLADFA, from the coding sequence GTGGAACAGGCGGAAATCGGTTTGATCGGGCTTGCCGTGATGGGCTCGAACCTCGCGCTCAACATCGCAGAGAAGGGCAATCGCATCGCGGTATTCAACCGCAGCCCCGACAAGACCGACACATTCTACGCCGAGGCCGGCGACCTGCGCGACCGCATCATTCCCTGCAAGACGATGGAGGAATTCGTAGCCTCGATTCGTCCGCCGCGTCCCGTCATCATCATGGTACAGGCCGGCGCGCCGGTCGATCAGGTGATGGAGGGCCTCAAAAAGGATTTGTCCGCCGGTGACATCATCATCGACGCAGGCAACGCGAATTTCCGCGATACGATCCGCCGCTTCGACAGCCTCAAGGATTCCGGCCTGACCTTCATCGGCATGGGCGTTTCCGGCGGCGAGGAGGGCGCGCGCCACGGTCCTTCGATCATGGTCGGCGGCACCGAGGAAAGCTACAAGCGCGTCGAAAAGGTGCTGACCTCGATCTCGGCCAAGTTCAAGGGCGAGGATTGCTGCGCCTGGCTCGGCGAGAACGGCGCGGGCCATTTCGTCAAGACCATCCACAATGGCATCGAATATGCCGACATGCAGATGATCGCCGAGATTTACGGCATCCTGCGAGACGGCCTCGGCCTCTCCGCCAAGGAATGCTCCGATATTTTCGGCAAGTGGAACAAGGGCCGGCTCGAATCCTATCTCATCGAGATCTCGGAACTTGTGCTCAGCAAGAACGATCCGATCACTGGCAAGCCGATGGTCGACATGATCGTCGACAAGGCGGGCCAGAAGGGCACCGGCAAGTGGTCGGCGATCGAGGCGCAGAACATGGGCGTGCCGGCCACCGGCATCGAAGCCGCTGTCGCCGCCCGCAGCCTGTCGTCGTTCAAGAAGCAGCGCGAGCATGCCGAGACGGTTCTTGGCCTGCCGAGTGCCGAGCAGATCAAATCCATCGACCGCAACCAGCTGATCGCCGATCTCGAACTGGCACTGCTGGCCGGCAAGATCGGCGCGTATGCGCAGGGCTTCGCCGTGATGAGCGAGGCTTCCAAGGAATTCGGCTGGTCGCTGCCGATGCCCACGATTGCGCAGATCTGGCGCGCCGGCTGCATTATCCGCTCGCAGTTCCTCGACGACATCACCTCGGCCTTCCGCGCCATGCCGGATGCCGACAACCTCGTCATCACGCCGGCGTTCGCGGCGCTGGTGAAGGAGACAGACGGTGCGCTCCGCCGTGTCGTCTCGACGGCGGCACTCAACGGGCTCGCGGTGCCGGCACTTGCCTCGGCACTCGGCTATTTCGACAGCTATCGCCGGGGACGCGGCACGGCGAACCTGATCCAGGCCCAGCGCGACTTCTTTGGCGCGCATGGTTTCGACCGCGTCGATGGCGTGGAGAAGCATCACGGCCCGTGGGGCAGCGGGCTGGCGGATTTCGCGTAA
- a CDS encoding SRPBCC family protein, with product MSTMQARIIHITIDRDWHDVAKYVLNPENMPHWAAGLGAGLDKRGDHWVADGGPLGEVQVRFAPDNDLGVADHEVTLPDGKKFHNALRVVPNGDGAEVMFTLLRAPGMSDADFESDADHIDKDLKTLKSLIEKAA from the coding sequence ATGTCCACCATGCAAGCCCGCATCATCCACATCACCATTGACCGCGACTGGCACGACGTCGCGAAATACGTGCTCAATCCGGAGAATATGCCGCATTGGGCGGCAGGCCTTGGCGCGGGTCTGGACAAGCGCGGCGATCATTGGGTCGCCGATGGCGGGCCGCTGGGTGAAGTCCAGGTTCGCTTCGCGCCGGACAATGACTTGGGGGTCGCCGATCACGAAGTCACGCTGCCCGACGGCAAGAAGTTCCACAACGCGCTCCGCGTCGTACCGAACGGCGACGGCGCCGAAGTGATGTTCACCCTGCTACGGGCGCCCGGCATGTCGGATGCCGATTTCGAAAGTGACGCGGATCACATCGACAAAGATCTCAAGACGCTGAAATCGCTGATCGAAAAGGCGGCGTGA
- a CDS encoding glutaminase produces the protein MQLEDVLKDVLADVADHIGEGKVANYIPALAKIDPKKFGMAVVTVDGDIHVTGDAEEAFSIQSISKVFTLTLALGRVGEGLWKRVGREPSGTPFNSIVQLEQEHGIPRNPFINAGAIVVADTLLSGHQPRETLGEILSFMRYLTDDDSIIIDAEVARSEQQTGFRNAALANYMHAFSNIHNPVEKTLGVYFHQCALSMNCVQLARAGLFLANRGLLTQGGRSVVSWERARRINALMLTCGHYDASGDFAFRVGLPGKSGVGGGILAIAPGKAAIAVWSPGLNANGNSATGTKALESLARRTGWSIFG, from the coding sequence ATGCAGCTGGAAGACGTTCTCAAGGATGTGCTTGCCGATGTCGCCGACCATATCGGCGAGGGCAAGGTCGCCAATTATATTCCCGCACTCGCCAAGATCGATCCGAAGAAATTCGGCATGGCCGTCGTGACGGTGGATGGTGACATCCATGTGACGGGCGACGCCGAGGAAGCCTTTTCGATCCAGAGCATCTCGAAAGTCTTCACGCTGACCCTGGCGCTCGGCCGGGTGGGCGAGGGTCTGTGGAAACGGGTGGGCCGCGAACCCTCGGGCACGCCGTTCAATTCCATCGTCCAGCTCGAGCAGGAGCACGGCATACCGCGCAATCCCTTCATCAATGCCGGCGCCATCGTGGTTGCCGATACGCTGCTTTCCGGCCACCAGCCGCGCGAGACGCTGGGCGAGATATTGAGCTTCATGCGCTATCTGACCGACGACGATTCGATCATCATCGATGCGGAAGTGGCGCGATCCGAGCAGCAGACCGGATTCCGCAATGCGGCGCTCGCCAATTACATGCACGCGTTCTCCAATATCCATAATCCGGTCGAGAAGACGCTTGGCGTCTATTTTCACCAATGTGCGCTGTCGATGAACTGCGTGCAACTCGCGAGAGCCGGGCTGTTTCTCGCCAATCGCGGGCTGCTGACGCAGGGTGGGCGCAGCGTCGTCTCATGGGAGCGGGCGCGCCGCATCAATGCGCTGATGCTGACCTGCGGGCACTATGATGCCTCGGGTGATTTCGCCTTCCGGGTGGGCCTGCCGGGCAAGAGCGGCGTGGGCGGCGGCATCCTGGCGATCGCGCCGGGCAAGGCTGCGATCGCCGTCTGGTCGCCGGGGTTGAATGCTAACGGCAATTCCGCGACGGGGACCAAGGCGCTGGAGAGCCTCGCCAGACGCACCGGGTGGTCCATCTTCGGCTGA
- a CDS encoding L,D-transpeptidase, which yields MHRFLAVVLTLLAFGFLSGAQAGTITARISLSSQTMTVTDGGFVRHKWKISTARRGYVTPTGSYRAYWASRHHRSRKYDNAPMPYAIFFKGGYAVHATFDLKRLGRPASHGCIRLHPNNAAVFFSLAQKYGLRNTKVIITR from the coding sequence ATGCATAGATTTCTTGCGGTCGTTTTGACCTTGCTTGCATTCGGCTTTCTCTCCGGCGCACAGGCTGGAACCATTACTGCCCGCATTTCGCTTTCTTCGCAGACGATGACCGTGACTGATGGTGGCTTCGTCAGGCACAAGTGGAAGATTTCCACGGCGCGCCGCGGCTATGTCACGCCCACCGGCAGCTATCGCGCCTATTGGGCGTCGCGCCATCACCGCTCGCGCAAATACGACAATGCGCCGATGCCCTATGCCATCTTCTTCAAGGGCGGCTACGCCGTGCATGCGACCTTTGACCTCAAGCGTCTGGGCCGCCCGGCCTCGCATGGCTGCATCCGGCTGCATCCGAACAATGCCGCGGTCTTCTTCAGCCTTGCGCAAAAGTATGGCCTGAGGAATACCAAGGTCATCATCACTCGCTGA
- the cbiB gene encoding adenosylcobinamide-phosphate synthase CbiB, translating into MYTLYVLFLALLVDRAVGDPESAWSRIPHPVVLFGRAVGFCERQFNHRGLSERDRRAYGIMAILALLIASVMAGVLMSRLFVYASFFGVVAEIIVVAVLLAQKSLVDHVGAVAQALRKEGIVGGRRAVSMVVGRDPNTLDRAGVCRAAIETLAENFSDGVVAPALFYAVFGLPGLFAYKMLNTADSMIGHMTPRYRQFGWASAKLDDIANWPAARLSAVLIALGTWFRRGKPSARQSISVALRDHGLHRSPNSGWPESAMAGSLDIALAGPRTYAGEEVMEPMQNSAGRKNIGPTDIDSAIEVFWAACSIFTVLVPMTALFFILVL; encoded by the coding sequence ATGTACACACTTTATGTGCTGTTTCTTGCCCTGCTCGTGGATCGGGCGGTGGGTGATCCGGAAAGTGCGTGGTCGCGCATTCCCCATCCCGTCGTCCTGTTCGGCAGGGCCGTGGGCTTCTGCGAGCGGCAGTTCAATCATAGGGGCCTAAGCGAACGCGACCGGCGCGCCTACGGCATCATGGCGATCCTGGCATTGCTGATCGCGAGCGTGATGGCCGGCGTGCTGATGTCGCGGTTGTTCGTCTATGCCAGCTTCTTCGGCGTCGTCGCCGAGATCATCGTCGTCGCCGTGCTGCTGGCGCAGAAGAGCCTTGTCGACCATGTCGGTGCCGTGGCGCAAGCGTTGCGCAAGGAGGGCATTGTCGGCGGGCGCAGGGCTGTCTCCATGGTGGTCGGGCGCGACCCCAATACGCTGGATCGTGCAGGCGTTTGCCGGGCGGCGATAGAGACCCTGGCCGAGAACTTTTCCGACGGCGTCGTGGCGCCTGCGCTGTTCTACGCCGTGTTCGGCCTGCCGGGCCTCTTTGCCTACAAGATGCTGAATACCGCCGATTCCATGATCGGCCACATGACGCCGCGCTACCGGCAGTTTGGCTGGGCATCGGCGAAGCTCGATGATATCGCCAATTGGCCGGCTGCCCGGCTTTCGGCCGTGTTGATCGCGCTCGGCACGTGGTTCCGGCGTGGCAAGCCGTCAGCGCGGCAGTCGATCAGCGTGGCCTTGCGGGATCATGGCCTGCATCGCTCACCTAATTCCGGCTGGCCGGAATCGGCAATGGCCGGTTCGCTCGACATCGCACTCGCAGGTCCCCGGACCTATGCCGGCGAAGAGGTGATGGAGCCGATGCAAAACTCGGCCGGGCGCAAGAATATCGGTCCGACAGACATAGATTCGGCGATCGAGGTCTTCTGGGCGGCGTGCAGCATATTTACCGTGCTCGTGCCCATGACGGCGTTGTTTTTCATTCTAGTGCTTTGA
- a CDS encoding threonine-phosphate decarboxylase translates to MAGITHGGGLTAACARYGGEPKDWLDLSTGINPNMVALPEIPEAVWNRLPDKALERAAREAARDWYLSAAGSPPSVLPDISPSRGEIDQTQAHHSEANVENIADLGWIGASGAPLLISPLEGEMPGRAEGGDAEQNHVSGNLPLPVPGTQSFIQILPKLIPADRPVAILSPTYGEYAHCFRRAGMTVDAIGSLDELTGDHGALVIVNPNNPTGGTFLRRELTGLAARMRKQGGHLHIDEAFGDARPELSLAALAGETGGVTVSRSFGKFFGLAGLRLGFVFAVPEALETIEAELGPWAVSGPALYLANELMRGDRKRILSDIQARQAALASVLHAAELETVGGTELFALVRHNRAQDLFEHLARLHILVRKFDYAGDWLRIGLAPDEQGDRRLAQALASIRD, encoded by the coding sequence ATGGCTGGCATCACCCATGGCGGCGGTCTGACCGCTGCTTGCGCGCGTTATGGCGGCGAGCCGAAGGACTGGCTGGATCTTTCGACCGGGATCAACCCCAACATGGTGGCGCTGCCGGAGATTCCGGAGGCGGTTTGGAACAGGTTGCCGGACAAGGCGCTGGAGCGGGCGGCGCGGGAGGCGGCGCGGGATTGGTATCTTTCAGCTGCTGGCTCACCCCCCTCTGTCCTGCCGGACATCTCCCCCTCAAGGGGGGAGATCGACCAGACGCAAGCACACCACTCCGAAGCAAATGTCGAAAATATCGCAGACCTCGGCTGGATCGGCGCGTCGGGGGCGCCCTTGCTAATCTCCCCCCTTGAGGGGGAGATGCCCGGCAGGGCAGAGGGGGGTGATGCCGAGCAAAACCACGTTTCTGGAAACCTCCCTCTCCCAGTCCCGGGCACCCAGTCTTTCATCCAGATCCTGCCCAAGCTCATACCCGCTGATCGCCCCGTCGCGATCCTCTCGCCGACCTATGGCGAATATGCCCATTGCTTCCGCCGGGCCGGTATGACTGTCGATGCAATCGGCTCGCTGGATGAATTGACCGGCGATCATGGCGCTCTGGTCATCGTCAATCCCAACAATCCCACCGGCGGCACGTTCCTGCGGCGGGAACTGACCGGGTTGGCGGCCCGGATGCGCAAGCAGGGCGGCCATCTGCATATCGACGAGGCGTTTGGCGATGCGCGGCCGGAATTGTCGCTGGCTGCTCTCGCCGGGGAAACGGGGGGCGTCACGGTCAGTCGGTCGTTCGGCAAGTTCTTCGGGCTTGCCGGATTGCGGCTCGGCTTCGTGTTCGCGGTTCCCGAGGCACTGGAAACCATCGAAGCCGAACTCGGCCCTTGGGCGGTGTCCGGCCCGGCGCTCTATCTCGCAAATGAGCTGATGCGGGGCGACCGGAAGAGGATCCTCTCGGATATCCAGGCACGGCAGGCGGCGCTCGCCTCCGTGCTTCATGCGGCAGAGTTGGAAACCGTCGGCGGCACGGAACTCTTTGCGCTTGTCCGCCACAATCGCGCGCAAGACCTATTTGAACATCTGGCGCGCTTGCATATATTGGTGCGGAAGTTCGATTATGCCGGGGACTGGCTTAGGATCGGACTGGCGCCGGATGAACAGGGGGATCGGCGGCTCGCGCAAGCGCTGGCCTCCATAAGAGATTGA
- a CDS encoding cobyrinate a,c-diamide synthase, giving the protein MNGLLIAAPSSGSGKTTVTLGLLRALSRRGIGVTPGKAGPDYIDPAFHAIACGATCLNYDPWAMRPELLGFQASGEGPLVIEAMMGLYDGAADHTGSPASLAKLLDLSVVLVVDCARLSHSVGAMVRGFISHDADLHISGIILNKVGSARHESMLRAGLAGLAVPILGVIYQDKLLGLPERHLGLVLAQEIEGIEAFMNHAADVVTSTCDVDALAALAAREAVSGQKPDCTVPALGRHVAIARDQAFAFIYPHLLDGWRAEGAEISFFSPLANEGPDATADAVFLPGGYPELHAGRLSAAETFRASMLDRAASGAVIYGECGGYMTLGEALVDASGTEWPMLGLLPLTTSFATRKRHLGYRKVTALAGPYAGTRLSAHEFHYSTVVHEGQAERLFDAVDAAGEPVGLAGLVRGNVSGSYMHLIDLAGAGA; this is encoded by the coding sequence ATGAACGGCTTGCTGATCGCCGCTCCGTCCTCCGGTTCCGGCAAGACGACTGTGACGCTCGGGCTGCTCAGGGCATTGAGCCGTCGGGGCATCGGCGTGACGCCGGGCAAGGCCGGGCCCGATTATATCGATCCGGCATTCCACGCCATTGCCTGCGGTGCGACCTGCCTCAACTATGATCCCTGGGCGATGCGGCCCGAGCTGCTGGGTTTTCAGGCGTCGGGCGAAGGGCCGCTTGTCATCGAGGCGATGATGGGTCTCTATGATGGCGCCGCCGATCATACCGGCTCGCCGGCAAGCCTCGCCAAGCTGCTGGATCTCTCGGTGGTGCTGGTGGTTGATTGCGCCCGGCTTTCCCATTCGGTGGGTGCGATGGTGCGCGGGTTCATCTCGCATGATGCGGACCTGCATATATCAGGGATCATCCTCAACAAGGTTGGCAGCGCGCGCCACGAATCCATGCTGCGTGCCGGGCTGGCTGGTCTTGCCGTGCCGATCCTCGGGGTGATCTACCAGGACAAGCTGCTCGGCCTGCCCGAGCGGCATCTTGGGCTCGTGTTGGCGCAGGAGATCGAGGGCATCGAGGCCTTCATGAACCACGCAGCTGATGTTGTTACCTCGACTTGCGACGTCGATGCGCTGGCGGCGCTTGCTGCGCGCGAAGCAGTCTCCGGGCAAAAGCCGGATTGCACGGTTCCGGCGCTAGGACGCCACGTGGCGATCGCGCGCGACCAAGCCTTTGCTTTCATCTATCCACATCTCCTGGATGGCTGGCGGGCCGAGGGTGCCGAGATCTCGTTTTTCTCGCCTCTAGCCAACGAAGGTCCGGATGCAACGGCTGATGCGGTGTTCCTGCCGGGCGGCTATCCGGAACTGCATGCCGGCCGGCTGAGTGCCGCGGAGACTTTCCGTGCATCGATGCTGGATCGCGCGGCCTCCGGTGCGGTGATCTATGGTGAGTGCGGCGGCTACATGACTCTGGGTGAGGCGCTTGTCGATGCGTCAGGCACGGAATGGCCGATGCTGGGGCTGTTGCCGCTGACCACCAGCTTTGCCACGCGCAAGCGGCATCTCGGCTACCGCAAGGTCACGGCGCTCGCCGGACCCTATGCGGGTACGCGGCTCTCGGCGCACGAGTTCCATTATTCCACCGTCGTGCATGAAGGTCAGGCCGAACGGCTCTTCGATGCCGTGGATGCCGCCGGTGAACCGGTCGGACTGGCGGGGCTGGTGCGGGGAAATGTGTCGGGTTCCTACATGCACCTGATCGACCTCGCCGGGGCGGGCGCCTGA
- the cobA gene encoding uroporphyrinogen-III C-methyltransferase: MDDVLFSDLPAFEPGTVWLTGAGPGDPGLLTLLAVKALREADHVVYDALVDEGCLRLARPGAVLEYAGKRGGKPSPKQRDISLRLVELARAGKRVLRLKGGDPFVFGRGGEEALMLVNHGIAFRIVPGVTAGIGGLSYAGIPVTHRAITHVVTFLTGHDSSGLVPDRIDWPSIAKGSPVIVMYMAMKHIGEITRHLIEAGRSPQEPVAFVCNASTPKQTVLESTLGTAVADCEAAKLEPPAIVVVGEVVRLRDGLDWLGALGGKQLVSDPMGTESLRDPA; encoded by the coding sequence ATGGACGACGTGCTTTTTTCCGATCTGCCGGCCTTCGAGCCCGGTACTGTGTGGCTCACCGGCGCCGGACCGGGTGATCCCGGGCTGCTGACGCTGCTCGCCGTCAAGGCGCTGCGCGAGGCGGATCATGTGGTCTATGACGCGCTGGTCGATGAAGGCTGCCTCAGGCTGGCGCGGCCGGGCGCCGTGCTCGAATATGCGGGAAAGCGCGGTGGCAAACCGTCGCCGAAGCAGCGTGATATTTCTCTCAGGCTGGTGGAGCTTGCGCGCGCGGGCAAGCGGGTGCTCAGGCTCAAGGGCGGCGATCCATTCGTCTTCGGGCGTGGCGGCGAAGAAGCGCTGATGCTGGTTAATCACGGCATCGCCTTCCGCATCGTGCCGGGTGTCACCGCGGGCATTGGCGGACTCTCCTATGCTGGCATTCCGGTGACCCACCGTGCGATCACCCATGTGGTGACCTTCCTGACAGGGCATGATTCCTCGGGCCTCGTGCCCGACCGCATCGACTGGCCATCGATCGCCAAGGGCTCGCCAGTGATCGTCATGTATATGGCGATGAAGCATATCGGCGAGATCACGCGGCATCTCATCGAGGCAGGACGGTCACCGCAGGAGCCCGTGGCCTTCGTCTGCAATGCATCGACGCCGAAGCAGACTGTGCTCGAAAGCACGCTTGGAACGGCGGTCGCCGATTGTGAGGCAGCCAAGCTCGAACCGCCGGCAATCGTCGTCGTCGGCGAGGTGGTGCGCTTGCGTGATGGGCTCGACTGGCTCGGCGCCCTCGGCGGCAAGCAATTGGTGAGCGACCCGATGGGCACCGAGAGCCTCAGGGATCCGGCATGA
- a CDS encoding type II toxin-antitoxin system RelE/ParE family toxin — protein sequence MNYILSLDAEEDLVDIYDYSLGEWGEAQADRYIEGFYASFLVAGAKPLLGRLRQELGDGIRSRLYQSHVIFYMEWDGGIAIIRVFHQARDIDDELFESIQRFTGEN from the coding sequence GTGAACTATATCCTTTCGCTGGATGCTGAAGAGGATCTGGTTGATATCTATGACTATTCGCTCGGCGAGTGGGGTGAAGCCCAGGCGGACCGATATATCGAAGGCTTTTATGCGAGCTTTCTCGTGGCAGGAGCCAAGCCTCTCCTCGGACGCCTTCGGCAGGAACTCGGCGATGGTATCCGCAGCCGGCTCTATCAGAGCCATGTGATCTTCTACATGGAATGGGACGGTGGAATTGCGATCATCAGGGTGTTTCATCAGGCTCGTGATATCGACGATGAGCTTTTCGAATCCATTCAAAGGTTTACCGGCGAGAACTGA
- a CDS encoding type II toxin-antitoxin system ParD family antitoxin — MNVSLGKSWEEYVSEQVASGNFNNASEVVRDALRRQQEHFLKLEALRRDIESGIESIRNGRISTATPADIKAKAMARRVRA, encoded by the coding sequence ATGAACGTTTCGCTGGGAAAGAGCTGGGAAGAATACGTCTCCGAGCAGGTCGCGTCAGGCAACTTCAACAATGCCAGTGAAGTGGTGCGCGACGCGCTGCGCCGTCAGCAGGAGCATTTCCTTAAGCTCGAGGCACTTCGCCGGGACATTGAGAGCGGCATCGAATCGATCCGGAATGGTCGCATCAGTACCGCTACGCCTGCGGACATCAAGGCCAAGGCGATGGCGCGCAGGGTGCGCGCGTGA